A portion of the Acidihalobacter yilgarnensis genome contains these proteins:
- a CDS encoding TolC family protein yields the protein MIQYPRIFRRWLGFCVRNFRLLVVFFKCLLGLGLLFDMTLANADTLSLKNAEVLLIRDNPSLAMATQRILALQHLAKAAGQLADPQLSLRAVNVPTDSFSLSQQPMTLLRLGVAQTFPPFGKLGLMDDRIQARAFGQRYARETKHAELVFGLRRAWVSAVYLQYAQETVRRQKTLAHESVLAAMAAFRSGMYPQSDVLRARLAMENLSNDESALAADEATDIASIAQYIGIDQVPIIVHKWPELPSAYENIEKHLFSQPILREAQVKVRAAQFNLQIAKKNYLPTVTIDASYGKSFFPGSPDYFSVGISMTLPIFSGDRINQTVDSANAQVMVAKFDERNQQLALSQQVRSATAKYTSLSEKLARMETKILPLARAGFQSTLAAYTSGNNTMSAVLEAQQAVLASELQTLQYRRDQLIEQAKLDYLATSSQEQP from the coding sequence ATGATTCAGTACCCCCGTATATTTCGCCGGTGGTTGGGATTCTGTGTTAGAAATTTCCGGTTGCTTGTGGTTTTTTTCAAGTGTTTGCTTGGGCTCGGCTTATTGTTTGATATGACCCTGGCTAACGCCGACACATTATCGCTTAAAAATGCCGAGGTCCTGTTAATACGCGACAACCCGAGCCTTGCTATGGCCACTCAGCGTATTTTAGCGCTTCAGCACCTAGCCAAAGCTGCAGGCCAGTTGGCAGATCCGCAACTGTCTCTCAGAGCAGTCAATGTGCCTACTGATAGTTTTTCCCTCAGCCAGCAACCGATGACACTGCTGCGCCTCGGTGTGGCGCAAACCTTCCCGCCATTTGGGAAGCTAGGTCTTATGGACGATCGAATACAAGCGAGAGCATTCGGTCAGCGTTATGCTCGTGAGACCAAGCACGCGGAGCTCGTCTTCGGCTTGCGACGCGCTTGGGTTTCCGCAGTATACCTTCAGTATGCGCAAGAGACCGTACGTCGGCAGAAAACTTTGGCACACGAGAGCGTGCTCGCGGCAATGGCTGCTTTTCGTTCTGGTATGTATCCGCAGAGTGATGTATTACGTGCCCGTTTGGCCATGGAAAATTTGAGTAATGACGAAAGCGCTTTGGCTGCTGATGAGGCGACAGATATAGCGTCTATCGCGCAGTATATTGGCATTGATCAAGTGCCAATCATCGTTCATAAATGGCCAGAGCTGCCAAGCGCATATGAAAATATCGAGAAACATTTGTTTTCGCAACCGATATTGCGTGAAGCCCAAGTCAAGGTGAGAGCCGCTCAGTTCAATCTGCAGATCGCCAAGAAAAATTATCTCCCAACAGTAACGATCGACGCCTCTTATGGTAAGAGCTTTTTTCCGGGGTCCCCGGATTATTTTTCAGTTGGTATATCGATGACGCTGCCTATTTTCTCAGGAGATAGAATAAATCAGACTGTTGACAGCGCCAATGCTCAAGTGATGGTGGCTAAATTCGATGAGCGTAACCAGCAATTGGCTTTGTCGCAGCAAGTTCGTTCAGCCACTGCGAAATATACTAGCCTGAGTGAGAAGTTGGCGCGTATGGAGACAAAAATATTACCGCTGGCACGTGCCGGATTCCAATCCACATTGGCAGCTTACACCAGCGGGAATAATACAATGAGTGCTGTATTGGAGGCGCAGCAAGCCGTGCTTGCCAGTGAATTACAGACTCTTCAGTACAGACGAGACCAACTTATAGAACAAGCCAAGTTGGACTACCTCGCCACATCATCTCAGGAACAGCCATGA